The nucleotide sequence TGCTTTTTCATTTCTTCGATAAATAGAATAAAAATTTTGTGGAAGAGAAAATTAAAAAAATATTTATGGCAAAAACATTTGGAGAAAAAGTGATTGATTTCAATCGTCAGTTACATTATTCGGATAAGCTACCGGAAAATTTTCGGGTGATTAATCCTTATTTGGATAATCCTGAAACGATGGAGGCAATGCAACAATTTTATCATAAATATTACAACGATTCAAATCAACGTAGATTTATTATCGGAATTAATCCGAGCCGACACGGAGCTGGAGTAACGGGTGTGCCATTTACAGATACCAAACGATTAGAAAGTGTCTGCGGCATCAAAATGCAATCAGCCTATACACACGAGGTGTCTTCTGTTTTTATATATGATTTGATTGCTGAATATGGAGGAGCGAATTTTTTTTACAATCAGTTTTATATCAACTCGCCATTTCCTTTAGCCATTGTCCGCCGAACAAAAGAGGGCAAATGGTTAAATGCTAATTATTATGATGAACTTGTTCTTTTTGAAATGGTGAAAGACTTTATGATTTTATCCTTAAAAAAACACATCCATTTAGGATTAGATACTTCGGAAGTTTTTGTACTAGGAAAGAAAAATGCAGATTTTATACAAAAGCTAAACAAAGAAGCTAAATTATTTGGCAGCATAAAAGCACTGGAACATCCGCGATACATTCAGCAATATAAGTCGAAAGAAAAACAGATTTATATTGACAAGTATATAATAACATTGAATAATTTATAAAAAAGGCGTTCAAGAAAAAAATTTCTTAAACGCCTTTTTTATTGGCCTGATTTTAAAATC is from Bacteroidia bacterium and encodes:
- a CDS encoding SMUG2 DNA glycosylase family protein translates to MAKTFGEKVIDFNRQLHYSDKLPENFRVINPYLDNPETMEAMQQFYHKYYNDSNQRRFIIGINPSRHGAGVTGVPFTDTKRLESVCGIKMQSAYTHEVSSVFIYDLIAEYGGANFFYNQFYINSPFPLAIVRRTKEGKWLNANYYDELVLFEMVKDFMILSLKKHIHLGLDTSEVFVLGKKNADFIQKLNKEAKLFGSIKALEHPRYIQQYKSKEKQIYIDKYIITLNNL